The Lepeophtheirus salmonis chromosome 13, UVic_Lsal_1.4, whole genome shotgun sequence genome segment AGGTACCTTATACGCAGACTGCGTAGTGTCCCAAGTACCGCAGGGGCCCCTACATCTAAGGTTACTTAAGACTAAAGTGGGGGCTGTAAGAGAAGGCTAGGGGTTGGGGTCACAGAAAGATGGAGAATTGGGGATTGCTTTCAGTGTACATATACATAGTACActtgtttcgtataaaggggcctcagctaaaaatgtatcaGTGTAGAGGGCCCTTGACATAGTGACGTgtgggaaaccctggcttaataaatattatagggccccgacaagcttagtagcggacctggatccattaTCTATCCCgtcccttccctcttttatttcaccgtctggtgcctaaaaccacttttccaaaTCATAAGAAGCCTTATCACTTTGGAACTCAGATCTCAGATACAATTAAATCACCCTggggatgtaaaaaaaaaaacattggaaaaCTCTGCaatagtacataaaaaaaaatttacttattgtttaaagcaaatttatttttataatatatattttaatttctttatatatgttatatagaaacaaaagcacaagaaccgagaccgatattGTGGTCTCCGTTCGCCTTTTAGGTTCCAGCTCTAGCGATTTAAGAACCGGAACCACTAGACCGATAAGAGAACAACCTGGTATAGAACTTAGGTTTATGAACATCCTTAAAAAACACCAATTAATAGTGAAAAATATGTCcgtttaattttcataatatattgtgtttaagTTGCGATGTTCTttaagttgtaatttgtataagcAAGTGTAAAAGTAGTAaacattaaatgaaattgataattttaaatcatgGGAGGAAGATAATGAATGCAGTAATGGAATATTCCATTCCACGGATGatggatatatttattgtgtaatttttgcctatttaaaaaaatgactaaaatataattattatgcggcaaattataaagttcaaatgctaataataaatacataataatcctgtaattttgatatatcaaaattaaataaaagaatcaatGTATAATTGGTAATTAGACTGAATTTTGACAAcattttgttaagaaataattcattttaagagGAAGAATTTAAAACTTAAGAGCGGACATTTCAATGAAggacaatttgatgaatatacattttgccgatgtatattttaattcaatttaaaattataaataggtatttttcatataggtaaattcatgagtgttcttttgcagaaaaatattttcttattaattatattcattaatccTCATTGTATAAACACAGTACAGTAGTATACCGTTCGAATGTAGTTCCAATCTTTAGCAttgtagaaatttaaatatattaaataatagttgaacACAACagcaaatataacaaaatttaaatcaggtttgaataaataaccaaaagtggtatattttatataagtatgtagaGGCCATTGTGGTTTACAATAAGACATAAATCATTgtagaaaagttaaaattagctttttttaactgaaaatatattaatcagaattaattatttatagttttatttaattaaaaggaatattgttttttaattaagaacatTTATCTtaatacaaagttttatattttatataaaagatcaataatcatattttgatatagagaatttaaagaattttcctTATGTTTTACATAGTccattcaaacaaatttaaatttgaggaATAATCAAGATCTTACTTTTCTAGGAAGCAAGGTAAacaggtttttatttttgttactctTACTACTAGACATTATTGGAAAATAACCTAAGAACATGTTTTAACCTTCGCAGTTGGTTGTCACCTTTTTGTTTGCCAATATGAGTAAAAACTGtctaagtatttttaaaagttctaTTCCGAACAGGAAATTTGGATTTCGTTCTTTATCTACGAACAAAGTTATCGAAAGAGAAGCCAAGTATGGAGCACATAATTATAGTCCTATTCCAATTGCCATTGCCAAAGGAAAAGGGATTTATGTCTGGGATGTTGAGGGCAAGAAATATTTCGACTTTTTGAGTGCTTATTCAGGTAATAATACTCAGCCATAAGTAATAGgctaataactttatttttaatttattaaacataaatgctatttaaatccttataatttatacatatgtaaccGAAAATAAGTTAacaatgatttaaattatttttgaatatcttattataaattcatttgtaatataatacacatactaattaaatattttattataagtttaaatatatatgactaGTTAATCCAATACTTGTGTCATTTTAGCTGTAAATCAGGGGCATTGCCATCCCAAAATCATCAAAGCTCTTCATGATCAAGCTGACATTTTAACTCTTACGTCTAGAGCATTCTATAATAATGTACTTGgagaatatgaagaaaaagCATGCAAGTTATTTGGGTTTGACAAACTTTTGCCAATTAATACAGGTATTTTGGtaaattaatcaaaagataaatttatttctataatgtatcttttatttatgCAAGGAGTTGAAGCTGGTGAAACAGGGATTAAATTAGCAAGAAAATGGGGCTATTTAGTCAAAGGAATTCCCACTAATCaagcaaaaattgtattttgtaccaataatttttggggaagaACAATTGGAGCAATATCTAGTTCGACTGATCCAGTAGCAACAAATGACTTTGGACCATTTTTACCAGGGTATACATTTCTTAAGTTTTAAGATTGGGTTTACATTAGATTATTTCCATTTAAACTTCAGATATGAATTAGTTCCTTATAATGATCTTAATGCACTTGAAAAAGCATTGAAGGATCCGACGGTATGCTCCTTTATGGTGGAACCAATTCAGGGAGAAGCCGGTGTTGTTGTTCCTGATGATGGCTATCTCAGGGAGGTTCGTCGACTATGCACTGAAAACAAAGTATTATGGATTGCTGATGAAGTGCAAACTGGACTTGGTCGTACAGGAAAACTTTTGGCTTGCGATCACGAGAATGTTAAACCAGATATTTTATTGCTAGGAAAAGCACTTTCCGGAGGTGTTCTTCCCGCTTCAGCAGCTCTAGCAAATGATGAGGTTATGACTACATTAAAGCCAGGGCAACACGGATCTACATATGGAGGAAATCCATTGGCATGTAAAGTGGCGATGGCGGCTTTAGATGTTCTGATCGAAGAAAAGTTGTCGGAAAATGCCACAAATATGGGGGAAATTCTAAGGGGAGAGCTTAGTAAACTACCTTCTGAGATTATTAAAACAGTAAGAGGTAGAGGTTTATTCAATGCTATTGTTATTGATAAAAAGTACAATGCATgggaaatttgtttaaaattggcTGAAAACGGTTTACTTGCCAAACCAACCCACGGCGACATTATCAGATTTTCTCCTCCTTTGGTGATTAATGAATCAGAAATACGTGAATGTGCTAACATCATCAAAAAAACAGTCGAATCTCTCAATtagaattttattataaaattaaaaaaaaagtttgtttcatTAGGGAAGAGTCAACCCAGATAATGTCTCTGAATCTCGAAAATATAGATCCTTAATCAATTATGAAAAGGGTAAATTACTTGGAACTAATTTATTGTTGACTTCTGTTCAGGCCAGCATTCTATTCTAAATACCTATAGCAAAAACATTACAAATTcgattttataatatgataataaatgtttaaatatattaatattgtttcatTTGTCGTACAGAGTAtttcttaatgaattaaattatatcaactctGTTTGAAAATTGTGGATGAGGTATTGgcataaatataagataaatatctattcaaatatttgacaaggcactaaaattagtttttttttttttttttttgctttgatcctttcaaatttgtatcaatttgGATAATCCAAATTGATACAAGATATTAACAAACGAGTAATCTCGTTACTTCACTGTACtcttaaataacatttaaaaccAAAACAACTTAGAATCGTTTAATTTGATGTAATTCGATTATaacatttcttaaatattgataataataattaatgaatcaaactaaaatatttcttcacAATAACAAATAAGTATTGATATAAcagctaatattaacaaaagCTTAGATggaaagtaatataatttt includes the following:
- the Oat gene encoding ornithine aminotransferase, mitochondrial, giving the protein MSKNCLSIFKSSIPNRKFGFRSLSTNKVIEREAKYGAHNYSPIPIAIAKGKGIYVWDVEGKKYFDFLSAYSAVNQGHCHPKIIKALHDQADILTLTSRAFYNNVLGEYEEKACKLFGFDKLLPINTGVEAGETGIKLARKWGYLVKGIPTNQAKIVFCTNNFWGRTIGAISSSTDPVATNDFGPFLPGYELVPYNDLNALEKALKDPTVCSFMVEPIQGEAGVVVPDDGYLREVRRLCTENKVLWIADEVQTGLGRTGKLLACDHENVKPDILLLGKALSGGVLPASAALANDEVMTTLKPGQHGSTYGGNPLACKVAMAALDVLIEEKLSENATNMGEILRGELSKLPSEIIKTVRGRGLFNAIVIDKKYNAWEICLKLAENGLLAKPTHGDIIRFSPPLVINESEIRECANIIKKTVESLN